ATTAATTAGAAACCATGGTATTACCGTTTGGGGACGGGATAGCTTTGATGCTAAGAAAAGATTAGAAGCATATGAGTTTTTATTCCAATTTCATATAAAACTATTATCAATTCAAGGAGGCGTTTCTAATGGCGCAAATTCGTATTCATGAAGGAAATACTCGTATTGAAAATGAAGTGGAAGTAGCAAAATTTTTACAAGGAGAAGATGTTTTATATGAGAAATGGAATATTTCTAAACTTCCTGCTCATTTAAAAGAAAACTATTCCTTAACAGATGAAAACAAAACTGAAATATTATCTTTGTTTTCAAAAGAAATTGCTGATGTTTCAGAGCGTCGAGGTTATAAAGCACATGATGTGATTTCTCTTTCTAGTCACACACCTAACCTTGACGAATTATTAATCAATTTTCAAAAAGAACATCATCATACTGACGATGAAGTTCGCTTCATTGTCAGCGGTCATGGCATCTTTGCTATTGAAGGAAAAGGTGGTCAATTCTTTGATGTGGAACTTGAACCTGGTGATCTTATATCTGTACCTGAAAATGCAAGACATTATTTCACATTACAAGATGATCGCCAAGTTGTAGCGATTCGCATTTTTGTTACAACAGAAGGCTGGGTTCCAATTTATTAAGGTAGTTAGTTGAATAAAAGGATTTGGATCCCCTTTTCCACCCTTTTGTTCACTCTACATATATACATCCTCCTATGGAACAGGATTATGTCATTACGGTGACATAATCCTGATTTTTTGTTTATCAAGTGTATTTCTCAACATTTTTTGAACATTTTTTGAACATTTTTTGAATTTTTTCTGAAAATTCTGTTTTAACTGTGATATACTACAAATAATAGAAAAGGAAAAGAAAACTGCAAATAGAGGGGGAGAATCATGAATTTAATTATGGCACTTATATTGGGGGTTACATGCGGAGCGATTCCTGCCATTCTCGGAGCAATTATGGAAGAATTAGAAATAGGCGTTTTAGGTTTTGTTGCATCTTCTGTAAGCGCTTTATTGTTTGGTTTATTCGGTGCTATTCCTGTCGCTATTCTCTTTGCATTTTATATATTACGTCACGCACGCTCAAAACAATTCAAGCCAAATCATATTGCTCAAGTCATCCCTTTTCCAATTGAACGGTCTCGTCGCGCCTCCAGTTTATAATTCATTATAATTGAAACTTTACTTTGTCCTCTTACACATAACTATCCAACTATCTTTTACTCCCATACATGTTTCATAATAAATAAAAGTCCT
The DNA window shown above is from Bacillus clarus and carries:
- a CDS encoding cupin domain-containing protein, which produces MAQIRIHEGNTRIENEVEVAKFLQGEDVLYEKWNISKLPAHLKENYSLTDENKTEILSLFSKEIADVSERRGYKAHDVISLSSHTPNLDELLINFQKEHHHTDDEVRFIVSGHGIFAIEGKGGQFFDVELEPGDLISVPENARHYFTLQDDRQVVAIRIFVTTEGWVPIY